In Jejubacter calystegiae, the following are encoded in one genomic region:
- a CDS encoding replication-associated recombination protein A, with the protein MSNLSLDFSDNSFQPLAARMRPENLAQYIGQQHLLAPGKPLPKAIEAGQLHSMILWGPPGTGKTTLAEVIAHYANADVERISAVTSGVKDIREAIERARQSRNAGRRTILFVDEVHRFNKSQQDAFLPHIEDGTITFIGATTENPSFELNSALLSRARVYLLKSLTTSDIEKVLNQAMEDKARGFGGQNIVLPDETRLAIAGLVNGDARRALNTLEMMVDMADADAAGKRILTPALLTEIAGERSARFDNKGDRFYDLISALHKSVRGSAPDAALYWYARIITAGGDPLYVARRCLAIASEDVGNADPRAMQVAISAWDCFTRVGPAEGERAIAQAIVYLACAPKSNAVYTAFKAAMADARERPDYDVPPHLRNAPTKLMKEMGYGQEYRYAHDEPGAYAAGEVYFPEEMGQTRYYHPTSRGLEGKIGEKLAWLAEQDQNSPTKRYR; encoded by the coding sequence GTGAGCAATCTGTCGCTCGATTTTTCCGATAACAGCTTCCAGCCTCTGGCCGCGCGCATGCGGCCAGAGAATCTGGCTCAGTATATCGGCCAGCAGCATTTACTGGCCCCTGGCAAACCGTTGCCGAAAGCGATTGAAGCCGGACAGCTCCATTCGATGATCCTCTGGGGACCGCCAGGCACCGGAAAAACCACCCTCGCAGAAGTGATTGCCCACTACGCCAATGCTGACGTGGAGCGAATCTCCGCGGTAACTTCCGGAGTAAAGGATATTCGTGAGGCCATTGAACGGGCTCGCCAGAGCCGCAATGCGGGTCGACGTACCATCCTGTTCGTTGATGAGGTGCACCGCTTCAATAAGAGCCAGCAGGACGCATTCTTACCCCATATTGAAGACGGCACTATCACTTTTATTGGCGCCACCACCGAAAATCCTTCTTTCGAACTTAACTCGGCTTTGCTGTCCCGGGCCAGAGTCTATCTGCTGAAATCCCTGACCACGTCAGACATCGAAAAGGTGCTGAATCAGGCCATGGAGGATAAAGCGCGCGGCTTTGGCGGGCAAAATATCGTACTGCCGGATGAGACGCGGCTGGCGATTGCCGGGCTGGTCAATGGCGATGCCCGCCGGGCGCTAAATACGCTCGAGATGATGGTCGATATGGCCGACGCCGACGCTGCCGGCAAACGGATACTGACGCCTGCGCTACTGACTGAAATTGCCGGTGAACGCAGCGCCCGTTTCGATAATAAAGGCGATCGCTTCTACGATCTGATTTCGGCGCTGCATAAATCGGTGCGCGGTTCGGCGCCGGACGCGGCCCTTTACTGGTACGCCCGCATTATCACGGCCGGTGGCGATCCACTCTATGTGGCGCGTCGCTGCCTGGCGATCGCGTCTGAAGACGTGGGTAATGCCGACCCCCGCGCCATGCAGGTGGCCATTTCCGCCTGGGACTGTTTTACCCGGGTAGGGCCAGCGGAAGGGGAGCGCGCCATCGCTCAGGCCATTGTCTATCTGGCCTGCGCACCCAAGAGCAATGCGGTCTATACCGCTTTCAAGGCTGCGATGGCCGATGCCCGCGAGCGTCCCGACTACGATGTGCCGCCCCATCTGCGCAATGCGCCCACCAAACTGATGAAAGAGATGGGCTACGGGCAGGAGTATCGCTATGCCCACGATGAGCCCGGCGCCTATGCCGCCGGTGAGGTCTATTTCCCTGAAGAAATGGGCCAGACCCGCTATTATCATCCCACTTCCCGGGGCCTTGAAGGCAAGATTGGCGAAAAGCTCGCCTGGCTCGCTGAACAGGATCAAAATAGCCCGACAAAACGCTACCGCTAG
- the dmsA gene encoding dimethylsulfoxide reductase subunit A, translating to MEYKSSGAILAAEFSRRSLVKGGAICGLAAASGALTLPFSRTAIAGAIAGEDAREKVVWSACTVNCGSRCPLRMHVVNDEIRYVETDNTGDDNYEGLHQVRACLRGRSMRRRVYNADRLKYPMKRSGKRGEGKFERISWEEAFDTIASNMQRLIKDYGNESIYLNYGTGTLGGTMTRSWPPGNTLVARLMNCCGGYLNHYGDYSTAQIAEGLNYTYGGWADGNSPSDIENSRLVVLFGNNPGETRMSGGGVTYYVEQARERSDARMIIIDPRYTDTGAGREDEWIPIRPGTDAALVAALAWVMINENLVDQPFLDKYCVGYDEKTLPAGAPANGHYKAYILGQGSDGVAKTPAWASAITGIPEARIIKLAREIATAKPAFISQGWGPQRHANGELVSRAIAMLPILTGNVGVHGGNSGAREGSYSLPFVRMPTLENPVQTSISMFLWTDAIERGPEMTALKDGVRGKDKLDVPIKMVWNYAGNCLVNQHSEINRTHEILQDDQKCELIVVIDNHMTASAKYADILLPDCTASEQMDFALDASCGNMAYVIFADQAIKPRFECKTIYEMTSEIARRMGVEQQFTEGRTQEEWLRHLYAQSREAIPELPDFDTFRRQGIFKKRDPEGHHVAYKAFRADPKANPLTTPSGKIEIYSEQLAQIAASWQLQEDDVIDPLPVYSAGFENYDDPLSEKYPLQLTGFHYKARTHSTYGNVDVLKAACRQEMWINPLDARARGISNGERVRIFNGRGEVHIHAKVTPRILPGVVALGEGAWYNPDANRIDRAGSINVLTTQRPSPLAKGNPSHTNLVQVAKV from the coding sequence ATGGAATACAAATCCTCCGGGGCAATTCTGGCGGCGGAGTTCAGCCGCCGCTCGCTGGTTAAAGGGGGCGCCATTTGTGGCCTGGCGGCCGCCAGCGGCGCACTGACGCTGCCCTTTTCCCGAACGGCTATCGCGGGTGCGATAGCGGGTGAAGACGCTCGTGAAAAAGTGGTCTGGAGTGCCTGTACCGTAAACTGCGGCAGTCGCTGTCCGCTGCGGATGCATGTGGTCAATGACGAAATCCGCTACGTTGAAACCGATAATACCGGTGACGATAACTATGAAGGGTTACATCAGGTACGCGCCTGTCTGCGCGGTCGTTCCATGCGGCGTCGGGTTTATAACGCCGATCGCCTGAAGTATCCCATGAAGCGTTCAGGCAAACGCGGCGAAGGTAAGTTCGAGCGTATCTCCTGGGAGGAGGCGTTCGATACTATCGCCAGCAATATGCAGCGCCTGATTAAAGATTACGGCAACGAGTCTATCTATCTGAACTACGGCACCGGTACTCTCGGTGGCACCATGACCCGCTCATGGCCGCCGGGTAACACCCTGGTCGCCCGTCTGATGAACTGCTGCGGCGGTTACCTCAATCACTACGGTGATTATTCTACTGCGCAGATTGCTGAAGGTCTGAACTACACCTATGGCGGCTGGGCAGACGGTAACAGTCCCTCCGATATCGAAAACAGTCGACTGGTGGTGCTGTTCGGCAATAACCCCGGTGAAACCCGCATGAGCGGCGGCGGCGTGACTTACTACGTGGAGCAGGCCCGCGAGCGCTCTGATGCGCGGATGATCATTATCGATCCGCGCTACACCGATACCGGCGCTGGTCGTGAAGATGAGTGGATCCCCATCCGTCCGGGTACCGATGCGGCGCTGGTCGCGGCGCTGGCCTGGGTGATGATCAATGAAAATCTGGTGGATCAGCCGTTCCTGGATAAATACTGCGTCGGTTACGACGAAAAAACGCTGCCCGCGGGGGCTCCGGCTAACGGTCACTATAAGGCGTATATCCTGGGGCAGGGCAGCGATGGCGTGGCCAAAACGCCCGCCTGGGCTTCAGCCATTACCGGTATTCCCGAAGCGCGCATTATCAAACTGGCCCGGGAGATTGCCACAGCGAAACCGGCCTTTATTTCTCAGGGCTGGGGGCCGCAGCGCCATGCTAACGGCGAACTGGTCTCCAGAGCCATTGCCATGCTGCCGATCCTGACCGGCAACGTGGGGGTCCATGGCGGCAACAGCGGCGCGCGTGAAGGCTCTTACAGTCTGCCGTTCGTGCGGATGCCGACCCTGGAAAACCCGGTTCAGACCAGTATCTCAATGTTCCTGTGGACCGATGCCATCGAACGCGGCCCGGAAATGACGGCGCTGAAAGACGGCGTACGCGGTAAAGATAAGCTGGATGTGCCCATCAAGATGGTCTGGAACTATGCCGGTAACTGTCTGGTGAATCAGCATTCGGAAATCAACCGCACTCACGAGATTCTGCAAGACGACCAGAAGTGCGAGCTGATTGTGGTGATTGATAACCATATGACCGCGTCGGCGAAATATGCCGATATTCTGCTGCCGGACTGTACCGCCTCTGAGCAGATGGATTTCGCGCTGGATGCCTCCTGCGGCAATATGGCCTACGTAATTTTTGCCGATCAGGCGATCAAGCCGCGTTTCGAATGCAAAACCATCTATGAGATGACCAGCGAAATCGCCCGCCGGATGGGAGTAGAGCAGCAGTTTACCGAGGGACGCACTCAGGAAGAGTGGCTGCGTCATCTCTATGCTCAGTCCAGGGAAGCGATTCCTGAACTGCCGGACTTCGACACCTTCCGCCGTCAGGGCATCTTTAAAAAGCGCGATCCAGAAGGTCATCACGTGGCCTATAAGGCATTCCGCGCCGATCCTAAGGCCAATCCGCTGACCACGCCGTCGGGCAAAATCGAGATCTACTCGGAGCAGCTTGCGCAGATCGCCGCCAGCTGGCAACTGCAAGAGGACGATGTCATCGATCCGCTTCCAGTCTACAGCGCCGGCTTTGAAAACTACGACGATCCGCTCAGCGAAAAATATCCGCTGCAGCTGACCGGTTTTCACTACAAGGCTCGCACTCACTCAACCTACGGCAACGTCGATGTGCTGAAGGCCGCCTGTCGTCAGGAGATGTGGATCAACCCGCTGGATGCCCGGGCACGCGGCATCAGCAATGGCGAGAGGGTACGCATCTTTAACGGTCGCGGCGAAGTGCATATTCACGCCAAAGTCACGCCGCGTATCCTGCCGGGCGTGGTGGCGCTGGGGGAAGGGGCCTGGTACAACCCGGACGCTAACCGAATCGATCGCGCAGGCAGCATCAACGTTTTGACCACCCAGCGTCCTTCCCCGCTGGCCAAAGGTAATCCATCCCATACCAACCTGGTCCAGGTGGCAAAGGTTTAA
- the serS gene encoding serine--tRNA ligase, whose amino-acid sequence MLDPNLLRNEPDAVAEKLARRGFKLDVDKLRALEERRKVLQVKTENLQAERNSRSKSIGQAKARGEDIEPLRQQVNQLGEELDAAKAELDTLLNEIRDYALTIPNLPDDSVPVGKDENENVEVSRWGTPREFDFEVRDHVTLGEMHSGLDFAAAVKLTGSRFVVMKGQIARMHRALAQFMLDLHTEQHGYSENYVPYLVNHETLYGTGQLPKFAGDLFHTRPLEEESDSSNYALIPTAEVPLTNLVRGEILEEESLPIKMTAHTPCFRSEAGSYGRDTRGLIRMHQFDKVEMVQVVNPDHSMDALEEMTGHAEKVLQLLGLPYRKVALCTGDMGFSACKTYDLEVWVPAQNTYREISSCSNVGDFQARRMQARCRSKTEKKPRLVHTLNGSGLAVGRTLVAVLENYQQADGRIEIPEALRPYMNGLTHIG is encoded by the coding sequence ATGCTCGATCCCAATCTGCTGCGTAACGAGCCAGACGCAGTCGCTGAAAAACTGGCACGCCGGGGCTTTAAGCTGGATGTAGATAAATTGCGCGCGCTTGAAGAGCGCCGCAAAGTGCTGCAGGTCAAAACGGAAAACCTGCAGGCTGAGCGCAATTCCCGATCGAAATCCATCGGCCAGGCGAAAGCGCGCGGCGAAGATATTGAGCCGCTGCGTCAGCAAGTCAATCAGCTGGGTGAAGAGCTGGATGCGGCGAAAGCCGAACTGGATACCCTGCTGAATGAAATTCGCGATTACGCGCTGACCATTCCCAACCTGCCGGACGACAGCGTACCGGTGGGTAAAGACGAGAATGAAAATGTCGAAGTCAGCCGCTGGGGTACCCCGCGTGAGTTCGACTTCGAAGTGCGCGATCACGTGACGCTGGGCGAAATGCACAGCGGGCTGGATTTTGCCGCGGCGGTTAAGCTGACCGGCTCGCGCTTTGTGGTTATGAAGGGGCAGATTGCTCGTATGCACCGCGCGCTGGCGCAGTTCATGCTGGATCTGCATACCGAACAGCACGGCTATAGCGAAAACTACGTGCCCTACCTGGTGAATCACGAAACGCTGTACGGTACTGGTCAACTGCCGAAGTTTGCGGGCGATCTGTTCCATACCCGCCCGCTGGAAGAAGAGTCAGACAGCAGCAACTACGCGCTGATCCCAACTGCGGAAGTGCCGCTGACCAACCTGGTGCGCGGCGAGATTCTGGAAGAAGAGTCTCTGCCGATTAAGATGACCGCCCATACCCCTTGCTTCCGTTCCGAAGCGGGTTCTTACGGTCGTGATACCCGTGGCCTTATCCGTATGCACCAGTTCGATAAAGTCGAGATGGTGCAGGTGGTTAACCCAGATCACTCTATGGATGCCCTGGAAGAGATGACCGGCCACGCCGAAAAAGTGCTGCAGCTGCTGGGTCTTCCGTACCGTAAAGTCGCGCTCTGTACCGGTGACATGGGCTTCTCCGCCTGTAAGACCTATGATCTTGAAGTCTGGGTACCGGCGCAGAATACCTACCGTGAAATCTCCTCCTGCTCTAACGTTGGGGACTTCCAGGCGCGCCGCATGCAGGCTCGCTGCCGCAGCAAGACCGAGAAGAAACCGCGTCTGGTGCATACCCTGAATGGCTCAGGCCTGGCAGTGGGACGTACCCTGGTGGCGGTGCTGGAAAACTACCAGCAGGCCGATGGCCGCATTGAAATTCCAGAGGCTCTGCGTCCTTATATGAATGGCCTGACGCATATCGGTTAA
- a CDS encoding DNA translocase FtsK 4TM domain-containing protein — protein sequence MSQEYTEDKEVTLTRLSSGRRLYEALLVLIALFAVYLIVALLSFNPSDPSWSQTAWHEPIHNWGGAPGAWLADTLFFIFGVMAWAIPIIILGACAFAWRRRDNDDYIDYFAISLRLIGALALIITSCGLAAINADDIWYFASGGVIGSLLSTAMMPLLNSSGGTIALLCVWAAGLTLFTGWSWVNIAEKLGSLVLTVLTFASNRTRRDNTWQDDEYDDEEYDDEESPQPAPESNKSRRARILQGALARRRRLAEKFTNPVGHKSDAALFSGKRMDEEDPLFSGQAADAAPYRGQERYSDDPLLNGHTIADFADDPLMNGQPITQAAVAQPASEWNEAQMAAPSTQRVEMPAPESGSAPAINWEPAPTTVTPEPVIAPAPENIPVAQPYQHAAQQLPNEVTSHWSPQTPEQEPQLQPEQSQPYHQPEPYPQSQPSEPWHQPQQYPQDSALESATQVEAHGAQPQVGEEEVKPSRPPLYHFEEVEARRAREREQLEAWYQPVPEQGREPEPARPDVSQEVPGATFMPDDAGLPDGAAVPDPQHAAQVAKGVAGAAVAASAASAASWTPRPQVKEGIGPQLPRPNRVRVPTRRELASYGIKLPSQRQAEERARAGLSNNDLSDDEIEAMQQDELARQFAASQQQRYGEEYHHDEATVDENDDEDAALQAELARQFAETQRQRYSSEQEEHPSTPAAVPQPQRPASLFEPVEPQPPVQPQQAPVQQPGYGAQPQQPIQPQQPVQPQQPPAQQPGYGAQPPQDSLIHPFLVRNGDDRPLHRPTTPLPTLDLLTAPPTEVEPVDTFALQQMARLVEARLADFRIKADVVNYSPGPVITRFELNLAPGVKAARISNLSRDLARSLSTVAVRVVEVIPGKPYVGLELPNKKRQTVYLREVLDCDKFRESKSPLSVVLGKDIAGDPVVADLQKMPHLLVAGTTGSGKSVGVNAMIISMLYKATPEEVRFIMIDPKMLELSVYEGIPHLLTEVVTDMKDAANALRWSVNEMERRYKLMSALGVRNLAGYNERVEEAERMGRPIPDPFWKPGDSMDTTHPVLKKEPYIVVLVDEFADLMMTVGKKVEELIARLAQKARAAGIHLVLATQRPSVDVITGLIKANIPTRIAFTVSSKIDSRTILDQGGAESLLGMGDMLYAAPNSTMPMRVHGAFVRDQEVHAVVQDWKARGRPQYVDGITSDGGGEGGGGGFDGEEELDALFDQAVAFVVEKRKASISGVQRQFRIGYNRAARIIEQMEAQGIVSPQGHNGNREVLAPPPFE from the coding sequence TTGAGCCAGGAATATACAGAAGATAAAGAAGTCACATTGACAAGGCTGAGCAGCGGACGCCGTTTGTATGAGGCGTTGCTGGTGCTGATCGCACTGTTTGCCGTCTACCTGATCGTCGCTTTACTCAGCTTTAATCCCTCCGATCCCAGTTGGTCTCAGACCGCCTGGCATGAGCCGATCCATAACTGGGGCGGGGCACCCGGTGCCTGGCTTGCAGATACGCTGTTTTTCATTTTCGGCGTGATGGCCTGGGCTATCCCGATCATTATTCTCGGCGCCTGCGCCTTCGCCTGGCGCCGTCGCGATAACGATGACTACATCGATTATTTCGCCATATCGCTGCGCCTTATCGGAGCGTTAGCGCTGATTATTACCTCCTGCGGCCTGGCGGCGATTAACGCCGATGATATCTGGTACTTTGCCTCTGGCGGCGTGATTGGCAGCCTGCTCAGCACTGCCATGATGCCGCTGCTGAACAGCAGCGGCGGAACCATCGCGCTGCTGTGCGTCTGGGCCGCGGGTCTGACGCTGTTCACCGGCTGGTCCTGGGTCAACATTGCCGAAAAGCTGGGCAGCCTGGTGCTGACGGTGCTGACCTTTGCCAGTAACCGAACCCGTCGTGACAACACCTGGCAGGATGACGAGTACGATGACGAAGAGTACGACGACGAAGAGAGCCCGCAGCCGGCGCCGGAGTCAAACAAATCGCGCCGCGCCCGCATTCTGCAGGGGGCACTGGCTCGCCGCCGTCGCCTGGCGGAAAAATTTACCAACCCGGTAGGGCACAAAAGCGATGCCGCTCTCTTTTCCGGTAAGCGGATGGATGAAGAGGATCCGCTGTTTTCCGGTCAGGCGGCGGATGCTGCGCCTTATCGCGGACAGGAACGCTATAGCGATGACCCGCTGCTGAATGGCCATACCATCGCTGACTTCGCGGACGACCCGCTGATGAACGGTCAGCCGATTACCCAGGCCGCCGTCGCTCAGCCCGCCAGTGAGTGGAACGAGGCGCAGATGGCGGCGCCTTCGACCCAACGGGTGGAGATGCCTGCTCCGGAAAGCGGGAGCGCGCCCGCTATCAACTGGGAGCCTGCGCCGACCACCGTCACGCCGGAACCGGTTATCGCCCCGGCGCCGGAAAATATCCCGGTGGCGCAGCCTTACCAGCATGCCGCGCAGCAATTACCGAACGAAGTGACCAGCCACTGGTCGCCTCAGACTCCTGAGCAGGAGCCGCAGCTACAGCCGGAACAGTCCCAGCCGTATCATCAGCCGGAGCCGTATCCGCAATCTCAACCGTCTGAGCCCTGGCATCAGCCTCAGCAGTATCCGCAAGATTCCGCGCTGGAAAGCGCTACACAGGTTGAAGCGCACGGAGCACAGCCGCAGGTTGGGGAAGAGGAGGTGAAGCCTTCTCGTCCGCCGCTCTATCACTTTGAAGAAGTTGAGGCGCGCCGCGCTCGTGAACGTGAGCAACTGGAAGCCTGGTATCAGCCTGTTCCTGAACAGGGACGTGAACCGGAACCAGCCAGACCGGACGTTAGCCAGGAAGTGCCTGGTGCGACCTTTATGCCTGACGATGCCGGGCTGCCGGATGGAGCCGCCGTGCCGGATCCCCAGCATGCCGCTCAGGTGGCGAAAGGCGTTGCGGGTGCCGCCGTGGCGGCGTCAGCCGCGAGTGCCGCCTCCTGGACCCCTCGTCCTCAGGTGAAAGAGGGGATTGGCCCGCAGTTGCCGCGTCCGAATCGGGTGCGCGTGCCGACGCGACGTGAACTGGCTTCCTACGGAATTAAGCTGCCTTCCCAGCGCCAGGCCGAAGAGCGCGCCCGGGCCGGACTTTCGAACAACGATCTCAGCGATGATGAGATCGAAGCCATGCAGCAGGATGAGCTGGCCCGCCAGTTTGCCGCCAGCCAGCAGCAGCGCTACGGCGAAGAGTATCATCACGACGAAGCGACGGTTGATGAAAACGACGATGAAGACGCCGCGCTTCAGGCCGAGCTGGCGCGTCAGTTCGCCGAAACCCAGCGTCAGCGCTATAGCAGCGAGCAGGAGGAGCACCCGTCTACGCCTGCCGCTGTGCCGCAGCCTCAGCGTCCGGCATCCCTGTTTGAACCGGTCGAACCGCAGCCGCCGGTACAACCTCAGCAGGCGCCGGTACAGCAGCCTGGCTATGGCGCTCAGCCCCAGCAGCCGATACAGCCCCAGCAGCCGGTACAGCCTCAGCAGCCACCGGCGCAACAGCCGGGCTATGGGGCGCAGCCGCCTCAGGACAGCCTGATCCACCCGTTCCTGGTGCGTAATGGAGACGATCGTCCGCTGCATAGGCCAACGACGCCGCTGCCGACCCTCGATCTATTGACGGCGCCGCCGACGGAAGTCGAACCCGTGGATACTTTCGCGCTCCAGCAGATGGCGCGCCTGGTTGAAGCACGGCTGGCCGACTTCCGTATTAAGGCCGATGTGGTGAACTATTCGCCGGGTCCGGTCATCACCCGCTTTGAGCTGAATCTGGCGCCGGGGGTGAAGGCCGCGCGTATTTCTAACCTGTCGCGCGATCTGGCCCGCTCGCTCTCTACCGTGGCGGTACGCGTCGTGGAGGTGATTCCCGGTAAACCCTATGTCGGCCTGGAGCTGCCGAACAAGAAACGCCAGACCGTCTACCTGCGAGAAGTGCTGGACTGCGACAAGTTCCGCGAAAGCAAATCGCCGCTGTCTGTGGTACTGGGTAAGGACATCGCGGGCGATCCCGTGGTGGCCGATCTCCAGAAAATGCCTCACCTGCTGGTGGCCGGTACTACCGGTTCCGGTAAGTCGGTGGGCGTTAACGCCATGATTATCAGTATGCTGTATAAAGCGACGCCGGAAGAGGTTCGCTTTATTATGATCGACCCCAAAATGCTGGAGCTGTCGGTCTATGAGGGCATTCCACATCTGCTGACCGAAGTGGTCACCGATATGAAAGACGCCGCTAACGCGCTGCGCTGGAGCGTTAACGAGATGGAGCGCCGCTATAAGCTGATGTCGGCGCTGGGCGTGCGTAACCTGGCCGGATATAACGAACGGGTGGAAGAGGCCGAGCGTATGGGCCGTCCTATCCCCGATCCGTTCTGGAAGCCGGGCGACAGCATGGATACCACCCATCCGGTACTGAAAAAAGAGCCTTATATCGTGGTGCTGGTGGATGAGTTCGCCGATCTGATGATGACCGTAGGCAAGAAGGTGGAAGAGCTGATCGCGCGTCTGGCCCAGAAAGCGCGTGCCGCGGGTATTCATCTGGTGCTGGCGACTCAGCGTCCGTCGGTGGATGTTATCACGGGTCTGATCAAGGCCAACATCCCGACCCGTATCGCCTTTACCGTTTCCAGTAAAATTGACTCCCGTACTATCCTCGATCAGGGCGGTGCTGAGTCGCTGCTGGGGATGGGGGATATGCTCTATGCCGCGCCAAACTCCACCATGCCGATGCGCGTCCATGGCGCCTTTGTGCGCGACCAGGAAGTACATGCGGTAGTGCAGGACTGGAAAGCGCGCGGCCGTCCGCAGTATGTTGACGGTATTACCTCCGACGGCGGCGGTGAAGGTGGCGGCGGCGGTTTCGACGGCGAAGAAGAGCTGGATGCGCTGTTCGACCAGGCGGTCGCCTTCGTGGTTGAAAAGCGTAAGGCGTCGATCTCCGGAGTACAGCGCCAGTTCCGCATCGGTTATAACCGCGCGGCGCGTATTATCGAACAGATGGAAGCGCAGGGGATTGTCAGCCCGCAGGGCCATAACGGCAACCGTGAAGTGCTGGCTCCGCCGCCGTTCGAATAG
- the lrp gene encoding leucine-responsive transcriptional regulator Lrp, whose protein sequence is MVDSKKRPGKDLDRIDRNILNELQKDGRISNVELSKRVGLSPTPCLERVRRLERQGFIQGYTALLNPHYLDASLLVFVEITLNRGAPDVFEQFNAAVQKLEEIQECHLVSGDFDYLLKTRVPDMSAYRKLLGETLLRLPGVNDTRTYVVMEEVKQSNRLVIKTR, encoded by the coding sequence ATGGTAGATAGCAAGAAGCGCCCTGGCAAAGATCTCGACCGCATCGACCGAAACATTCTTAATGAGCTGCAGAAGGACGGGCGAATTTCTAACGTTGAGCTTTCAAAGAGAGTGGGTCTGTCACCGACGCCGTGTCTTGAGCGCGTTCGTCGTCTGGAGCGGCAGGGCTTTATCCAGGGCTACACCGCGCTGCTGAATCCGCATTATCTGGATGCATCATTACTGGTATTTGTTGAGATTACTCTGAATCGCGGGGCGCCGGATGTATTTGAGCAGTTTAACGCCGCCGTTCAGAAACTCGAAGAAATTCAGGAGTGCCATCTGGTTTCCGGTGACTTCGACTATCTGTTGAAGACCCGCGTGCCGGATATGTCAGCCTATCGTAAGTTACTGGGGGAAACCCTGTTGCGCCTTCCAGGTGTTAACGACACCCGCACCTATGTGGTGATGGAAGAGGTCAAACAGAGTAATCGTCTGGTAATTAAGACCCGCTAA
- a CDS encoding DMSO/selenate family reductase complex B subunit gives MTTQYGFYIDSSRCTGCKTCELACKDYKDLTPDVSFRRIYEYAGGDWQEDNGVWHQNVFAYYLSISCNHCADPACTKVCPSGAMHKREDGFVVVNEDVCIGCRYCHMACPYGAPQYNAEKGHMTKCDGCYERVAQGHKPICVESCPLRALDFGPIEELRRTHGELAEVAPLPAAHFTRPNIVIKPNASSRPCGDTTGYLANPKEV, from the coding sequence ATGACAACCCAGTATGGCTTTTATATCGACTCCAGCCGCTGCACCGGTTGCAAAACCTGCGAGCTGGCGTGTAAGGACTACAAAGATCTGACGCCGGATGTCAGCTTCCGCCGCATCTATGAGTATGCCGGGGGAGACTGGCAGGAAGATAACGGGGTCTGGCACCAGAATGTGTTCGCCTATTACCTTTCCATCTCCTGCAACCACTGCGCCGATCCAGCCTGTACCAAAGTGTGCCCGAGCGGCGCCATGCATAAGCGGGAAGATGGCTTCGTGGTGGTGAATGAAGATGTCTGCATCGGCTGCCGATACTGCCATATGGCTTGCCCCTATGGCGCGCCGCAGTACAACGCGGAAAAAGGGCATATGACCAAGTGCGACGGCTGCTATGAGCGGGTTGCGCAAGGCCATAAGCCTATCTGCGTGGAGTCCTGCCCGCTGCGGGCGCTGGATTTCGGCCCGATCGAGGAGCTGCGCCGCACCCATGGCGAACTGGCGGAAGTGGCGCCGCTACCGGCAGCACACTTTACCCGCCCCAATATTGTGATTAAACCTAACGCCAGCAGCCGTCCCTGTGGGGATACCACCGGTTATCTGGCCAACCCGAAGGAGGTGTGA
- the lolA gene encoding outer membrane lipoprotein chaperone LolA: MKKVAIACALASGFVMSHAWASAASDLKSRLDKVSSFEASFTQKVTDAGGAAVQEGEGQLWVKRPDLFNWHMTAPDESVLVSDGKTLWFYNPFVEQASATWLKDATSNTPFMLIARNQSSDWQQYNIRQSGDSFVLTPKRSGGNLKEFTINVSNNGTINQFGAVEQDGQQSSYQLKSQKNGAVDMSKFKFTPPQGVTVDDQRK, from the coding sequence ATGAAGAAAGTCGCAATTGCCTGTGCCCTGGCCTCGGGGTTTGTCATGAGTCACGCCTGGGCGAGTGCTGCCAGCGACCTGAAGAGCCGCCTGGATAAAGTCAGCAGCTTTGAAGCCAGTTTTACCCAGAAAGTGACGGACGCGGGCGGCGCGGCAGTGCAGGAGGGTGAAGGTCAGCTGTGGGTTAAGCGCCCGGATCTCTTTAACTGGCATATGACGGCACCGGACGAAAGCGTGCTGGTCTCCGATGGTAAAACGCTGTGGTTCTATAACCCGTTTGTCGAGCAGGCCAGCGCGACCTGGCTGAAAGATGCCACCAGCAATACTCCTTTTATGCTGATTGCGCGCAATCAGTCCAGCGACTGGCAGCAGTATAATATCAGGCAAAGCGGTGATAGCTTTGTGCTGACGCCGAAGCGTAGCGGTGGGAATTTGAAAGAGTTCACCATTAACGTAAGCAACAACGGAACCATCAACCAGTTCGGCGCCGTGGAGCAGGACGGGCAGCAAAGCAGCTACCAGCTCAAGTCCCAGAAGAACGGTGCGGTGGATATGAGCAAGTTTAAGTTTACCCCGCCTCAGGGCGTGACGGTGGACGACCAACGCAAGTAG